From Methanocalculus natronophilus, one genomic window encodes:
- a CDS encoding V-type ATP synthase subunit B, with protein sequence MMAVPLATKEYRTISHVAGPLIFIGNTTDVSYDEIVRIRLADGEERTGRVLEIAEDVAVVQVFEGTTGIDNRNTKASFTGRPLMMKLSPDILGRTFNGIGKPRDGGPDIIEEMEIDVNGMPINPVARDKPEDFIQTGMSAIDGLNTLVRGQKLPIFSGAGLPANKLAAQIGRQAEVLGEGEQFSVVFAAMGITFREASFFIRSFEKSGALGRVVFFMNLTDDPTIERLTTPRCALSVAEYLAYTLNHHVLVILTDMINYCEALREISTAREEVPGRRGYPGYMYTDLSTIYERAGKIKGKKGSITQIPILTMPDDDITHPVPDLTGYITEGQIVLSRDLFRRGGDPPIDVLPCLSRLMNSGIGEGKTREDHRNVADQLYASYAYGRDLRRLVAIVGEEALTELDRMYLKLADEFEKTFISQGDENRGIEKTLAIGWNLLAMLPDEELKRISVENIEKYHPGYQEE encoded by the coding sequence ATGATGGCAGTCCCGCTTGCAACCAAGGAGTACAGAACCATAAGCCATGTCGCAGGTCCTTTGATCTTCATCGGGAATACAACCGATGTCTCGTATGATGAGATTGTACGGATACGGCTTGCAGATGGCGAGGAGCGAACCGGAAGGGTGCTTGAGATAGCAGAGGATGTTGCTGTTGTGCAGGTCTTTGAGGGTACAACCGGCATAGACAACAGGAATACGAAAGCCAGCTTCACCGGCAGGCCTCTCATGATGAAGCTCTCTCCGGATATCCTCGGGAGAACCTTTAATGGAATCGGCAAGCCCCGTGATGGCGGCCCGGATATCATTGAGGAGATGGAAATCGATGTGAATGGCATGCCGATCAACCCGGTCGCACGGGATAAGCCTGAAGATTTTATCCAGACCGGCATGTCGGCAATAGACGGGCTCAATACGCTTGTCCGGGGGCAGAAGCTTCCGATCTTCTCGGGTGCGGGCCTGCCTGCAAACAAGCTCGCAGCCCAGATCGGAAGGCAGGCAGAAGTGCTTGGAGAAGGTGAACAGTTCTCTGTTGTCTTTGCGGCAATGGGGATCACCTTCAGGGAGGCTTCCTTCTTCATCCGTTCCTTTGAGAAGTCCGGGGCACTTGGAAGGGTTGTCTTTTTCATGAACCTGACTGATGATCCGACTATCGAGAGGCTGACAACCCCGCGATGTGCCCTCTCGGTTGCAGAATACCTCGCCTATACACTGAACCATCATGTGCTTGTTATTCTCACTGATATGATCAATTACTGTGAGGCGCTCCGTGAGATATCAACCGCCCGGGAAGAGGTTCCCGGACGGAGAGGGTATCCGGGGTATATGTATACCGATCTCTCGACAATTTATGAACGTGCAGGGAAGATCAAAGGAAAGAAAGGCTCAATTACCCAGATTCCGATTCTGACGATGCCGGATGATGATATCACCCATCCGGTACCTGATCTGACAGGCTATATCACCGAGGGACAGATTGTCCTGTCGCGTGATCTCTTCAGGAGAGGTGGCGATCCCCCGATCGACGTTCTTCCGTGCCTCTCAAGGCTGATGAACTCGGGCATTGGTGAGGGGAAGACACGGGAAGACCACCGTAATGTTGCCGACCAGCTCTATGCCTCCTATGCCTATGGACGGGATCTCAGGAGGCTTGTTGCGATTGTTGGAGAGGAGGCGCTGACAGAGCTCGACAGAATGTATCTCAAGCTTGCTGATGAGTTTGAGAAGACCTTTATTTCACAGGGAGATGAGAACCGGGGGATCGAAAAGACCCTTGCAATCGGGTGGAACCTGCTTGCAATGCTCCCTGATGAGGAACTCAAACGGATTTCTGTTGAAAACATCGAGAAATACCATCCCGGATACCAGGAGGAATGA
- a CDS encoding V-type ATP synthase subunit A, whose amino-acid sequence MAVGSISRISGPVVNATGLRGSMMYEVVRVGKDALFGEIIRLDRDEAIIQVYEDTSGLKIGEKVESTGSQFSVALGPGLLSSIYDGIQRPLPVLQDMSGDFISRGIFPPGLDLSRRWTFTPAVSAGDPVREGDLIGVVAEYHIEHRIMVPPAVSGTVKEIYEGDFTVEEPVCILDNGSKIRMMQLWPARKPRPFRKKLDPDTLLITGQRIFDTMFPVAKGGTAMIPGGFGTGKTVAEQTLAKWSDTQIVVYIGCGERGNEMTDVLYEFPELIDPRTGLPLIERTVLIANTSNMPVAAREASIYTGITIAEYYRDMGYDVALMADSTSRWGEALREISGRLEEMPGEEGYPAYLATRLAAFYERAGRVICHGNDERIGSITIIGAVSPPGGDFSEPITQNTLRVAGTFWALDTALAYRRHFPSVNWIKSYSLYLESLGDWYNQEVAGDWLNLREEAIYLLQKEVELQEIVQLVGPDALPESEKLILEVSRMIREDFLQQSAFHDIDSFCSLDKQYWMLKTILTFYESGKRSMNRGVGIDAVMQLPVKKDIGRMKELPDAAMVEEYIERINRDIASLLEES is encoded by the coding sequence GTGGCAGTAGGCAGCATTTCACGAATATCCGGGCCGGTTGTAAATGCAACAGGACTCCGGGGCTCAATGATGTATGAGGTGGTACGGGTCGGCAAAGATGCATTATTTGGAGAAATTATCCGTCTTGACCGTGATGAGGCGATCATCCAGGTGTATGAAGATACATCCGGCTTAAAGATCGGTGAGAAGGTGGAGAGCACAGGCTCCCAGTTTTCTGTGGCTCTTGGACCCGGGCTTCTCTCTTCAATCTATGATGGCATCCAGCGCCCACTCCCTGTCCTCCAGGATATGAGCGGAGACTTTATCTCGCGGGGTATCTTTCCTCCCGGACTTGATCTCTCCCGACGCTGGACCTTTACTCCGGCTGTTTCAGCAGGCGACCCCGTCAGGGAGGGAGATCTCATCGGTGTTGTGGCAGAATACCATATTGAACACCGGATCATGGTTCCACCGGCAGTTTCGGGAACTGTCAAAGAGATATATGAAGGTGACTTCACAGTAGAAGAGCCGGTCTGTATTCTGGATAACGGCTCCAAAATCCGCATGATGCAGCTCTGGCCGGCCAGAAAACCACGCCCCTTCCGGAAAAAGCTGGATCCGGATACCCTTCTGATCACCGGGCAGCGGATCTTTGATACCATGTTTCCGGTTGCCAAAGGTGGAACCGCAATGATACCCGGGGGCTTTGGAACCGGAAAGACGGTTGCAGAACAAACTCTCGCGAAATGGTCTGATACCCAGATTGTTGTCTATATCGGCTGTGGCGAACGGGGCAACGAGATGACGGATGTTCTCTATGAGTTCCCCGAACTCATTGATCCAAGAACGGGCCTTCCGCTGATTGAGCGTACTGTCCTTATCGCGAATACATCCAATATGCCTGTTGCCGCCCGGGAAGCCTCGATTTATACCGGGATCACCATAGCAGAATACTACCGTGATATGGGGTATGATGTGGCTCTGATGGCAGATTCTACCTCGAGATGGGGAGAGGCACTCAGGGAGATCTCAGGACGGCTTGAAGAGATGCCTGGCGAGGAGGGATATCCTGCATATCTTGCAACACGGCTTGCGGCATTTTATGAGCGTGCCGGCCGTGTGATATGCCACGGAAATGATGAACGGATCGGGTCAATTACCATCATCGGTGCCGTCTCACCTCCGGGCGGAGACTTCTCAGAGCCGATTACCCAGAACACGCTCCGGGTTGCAGGCACCTTCTGGGCACTGGATACTGCTCTTGCCTACCGGCGCCATTTCCCTTCAGTGAACTGGATTAAAAGTTATTCTCTCTACCTGGAGAGTCTTGGAGACTGGTACAACCAGGAAGTAGCCGGAGACTGGCTGAATCTTCGGGAAGAAGCAATTTATCTGCTCCAGAAGGAGGTCGAACTGCAGGAGATCGTCCAGCTGGTCGGGCCGGATGCCCTCCCTGAGAGTGAGAAACTCATCCTTGAGGTTTCCCGGATGATACGGGAGGATTTCCTTCAGCAGAGTGCATTTCATGATATTGATTCCTTCTGTTCGCTTGACAAACAGTACTGGATGCTCAAGACCATTCTCACCTTCTATGAGAGCGGGAAACGATCCATGAACCGGGGCGTCGGGATTGATGCAGTGATGCAGCTGCCGGTAAAAAAGGATATCGGGCGGATGAAGGAGCTGCCCGATGCTGCGATGGTTGAAGAATATATCGAGAGGATAAACCGGGATATCGCATCCCTTCTGGAGGAATCATGA
- a CDS encoding V-type ATP synthase subunit I, producing MLQRMVKVQVIGPKKHLNQIVDTLYQAGTIHLEDASRDHEPGGIILQKIEPEEADTLAALISKIEGIQHILPKVSVDTKQEEAIISDLGQQGQEAIIKRAQEVIRTLEPTTKELISKKTDLEFTIENLSRYQDVIEKILPIEEQIPALEGFEITIILIQREFEGLLDLIRDRLTSITKNQCELISASVDEENIATVVIFNRQYAGEVHSFLYSQNVNELRLPPEYLNRPLKDILVLNRERKEEAVALVEQIDSDLRELAITWYMEISALRRLLTDRYEELKVYNKFGQTDYTFIVLGWIPKKLLEPTKMKLRDAYGDLVVVNELEPTPEMMDDAPTFYDNPAIVKPFEYLLSFISHPKYREIDPSPIFAIFFPIFFGLIVGDIGYGFVILGIALLLKKTFSEQFDWIRPLMNLMIIASLPTILFGFVFGKFFGDLGNRLDIIQPMTIMGIYWDRFDAMIPMLILVIAIGVFHIILGLSLGIINQYTKMQCAKYACDCRKHICEKAGMIMAILSVLVLAGALTLFIPEVLMYAGIVMLVIALALIIYGGGLIASMEIISLFGNIVSYARIMAIGISCMVLGVVANELGGMIGVAVIGIAVATVIHMINIILKMFTGSLHSFRLQIVEFGPKFTEGGGKLYKPFRRGDRG from the coding sequence ATGCTCCAGAGAATGGTAAAGGTTCAGGTCATTGGTCCAAAGAAGCACCTGAATCAGATCGTTGATACACTGTATCAGGCAGGTACCATTCATCTTGAGGATGCATCGCGGGATCATGAGCCCGGAGGCATTATTCTTCAGAAAATTGAACCTGAGGAAGCTGATACATTAGCTGCTCTGATCTCTAAGATAGAAGGAATCCAGCATATTCTCCCAAAAGTTTCTGTCGATACAAAGCAAGAAGAGGCTATCATCTCTGATCTTGGCCAGCAGGGCCAGGAAGCCATAATAAAACGGGCCCAGGAGGTGATCAGAACCCTTGAGCCGACCACCAAAGAGCTCATCTCAAAGAAGACCGATCTCGAATTCACCATAGAAAACCTCTCCCGTTACCAGGATGTCATTGAAAAGATCCTTCCGATTGAAGAGCAGATTCCTGCACTTGAAGGCTTTGAGATCACCATCATTTTAATCCAGCGGGAGTTTGAAGGGCTGCTGGACTTAATCAGGGACAGGCTCACCTCAATTACAAAAAACCAGTGTGAACTGATATCCGCCTCTGTGGATGAAGAGAATATCGCCACAGTCGTCATCTTTAACAGGCAATATGCAGGTGAGGTTCACTCCTTCCTCTATTCACAGAATGTAAACGAACTCAGGCTTCCTCCCGAATACCTCAACCGCCCCTTAAAGGATATCCTTGTTCTGAACCGGGAGAGAAAGGAGGAAGCGGTTGCTCTGGTCGAACAGATAGATTCCGATCTCAGGGAACTTGCCATAACCTGGTATATGGAAATCTCCGCCCTCAGGCGTCTCTTAACCGACCGGTACGAGGAGCTGAAGGTCTACAACAAATTCGGTCAGACAGATTATACTTTTATTGTCCTTGGGTGGATTCCGAAAAAACTGCTCGAACCCACAAAGATGAAACTCAGGGACGCCTATGGCGATCTTGTCGTTGTGAACGAACTGGAGCCCACACCGGAAATGATGGATGATGCTCCGACTTTCTATGATAATCCTGCGATTGTCAAGCCATTTGAGTACCTGCTCAGCTTCATCTCCCACCCGAAGTACCGCGAGATCGATCCCTCTCCGATCTTTGCCATCTTCTTTCCGATATTCTTTGGACTGATAGTCGGCGACATCGGGTATGGTTTTGTGATCCTTGGCATTGCACTCCTGCTGAAGAAGACATTCAGTGAACAGTTCGACTGGATCCGTCCCCTTATGAACCTGATGATTATCGCCTCCCTGCCAACCATCCTCTTTGGATTTGTATTTGGGAAATTCTTTGGCGACCTTGGGAACAGGCTTGATATCATTCAGCCGATGACCATTATGGGTATCTACTGGGATCGGTTCGATGCGATGATCCCGATGCTCATTCTGGTCATTGCAATCGGTGTATTCCATATCATTCTTGGACTGAGCCTTGGTATCATCAACCAGTATACCAAGATGCAGTGTGCAAAATATGCATGCGACTGCAGGAAACACATCTGTGAAAAAGCCGGGATGATCATGGCTATCCTCAGTGTTCTTGTCCTGGCAGGTGCCCTGACACTGTTTATCCCTGAGGTCCTGATGTATGCCGGCATCGTGATGCTGGTTATTGCCCTTGCCCTGATCATCTATGGGGGAGGGCTCATCGCAAGCATGGAGATCATCAGTTTATTTGGTAATATTGTCTCCTATGCACGTATTATGGCAATAGGGATCTCCTGCATGGTTCTCGGTGTGGTTGCAAACGAGCTTGGCGGCATGATAGGAGTTGCCGTGATAGGGATTGCTGTTGCAACGGTCATTCATATGATCAATATCATACTGAAGATGTTTACGGGATCTCTGCACTCATTCAGGTTGCAAATCGTTGAGTTTGGCCCAAAATTCACTGAAGGCGGAGGCAAACTCTATAAACCATTTCGAAGGGGTGATCGGGGTTGA
- a CDS encoding V-type ATP synthase subunit F, with protein MYKCMVVTDPETAPGFQMAGVEVIELADPDDAGKLVSRLLHRDDTGVIAMNEEFIERLDRKIMERIEKSYRPIIIPIPSGKKQADQESYIDRLLRRAIGYNIVVRR; from the coding sequence ATGTATAAATGTATGGTCGTGACCGATCCCGAGACCGCTCCCGGCTTTCAGATGGCTGGAGTTGAAGTCATCGAGCTTGCTGACCCTGATGATGCGGGCAAACTGGTATCCCGCCTGCTCCATCGTGATGATACCGGGGTGATTGCAATGAATGAAGAGTTTATCGAGAGACTGGATCGAAAGATTATGGAACGTATCGAGAAATCGTACAGGCCCATCATCATCCCGATTCCATCGGGGAAGAAGCAGGCGGACCAGGAGAGCTACATCGACAGGCTTCTCCGCAGGGCAATTGGCTACAATATTGTTGTGAGGCGATAG
- a CDS encoding V-type ATPase subunit, producing the protein MDYGNANARIKSMKSRLLDQQDLDELSNKPDIDSLIIALEDTAYRTEIQKAGIEFSGISQIETAIRRDLVFSFRQILRFFRGESDEAYIRILLNRFDVQNIKTVLRGKKIGAHHNEIIANLVPAGELGMAALSELTEQPDVRAVIDLLATWRIDYAAPLTRKLPAYLEKRDLAILEFALDQFYFNHALSILKEDESDDGVIVLEMIQTGIDVANLKIVLRIIRDRINVDDPNDYLIAGGKYIRIDQLAPMLTARSVEEFVRELADTAYAFLGDVNREDLVHEKLSSLERELERFIIIKGCRHFLRDPLSIAIPIGYIWAKENEITNIRIIARSIIGQVPEPELRRALTYV; encoded by the coding sequence ATGGATTACGGAAATGCGAATGCCCGGATTAAAAGCATGAAAAGCCGGCTTCTGGATCAACAGGATCTCGATGAGCTCTCAAACAAACCGGATATCGATTCCTTAATCATTGCACTTGAGGATACCGCATACAGAACAGAGATTCAGAAGGCAGGTATAGAATTTTCCGGGATCTCCCAGATCGAGACGGCAATACGACGGGATCTCGTCTTCTCGTTCCGGCAGATTCTCCGCTTCTTCAGGGGTGAATCCGATGAGGCCTACATTCGCATTCTGCTCAATCGCTTTGATGTCCAGAATATCAAAACGGTGCTGCGTGGAAAGAAGATTGGCGCTCACCACAATGAGATCATCGCAAATCTTGTACCGGCAGGAGAACTTGGTATGGCTGCACTCAGCGAGCTGACTGAACAGCCGGATGTCAGGGCTGTTATTGACCTGCTTGCAACCTGGAGGATCGATTATGCCGCTCCCCTGACCCGGAAACTACCAGCCTATCTTGAAAAACGTGATCTTGCCATCCTCGAATTCGCACTGGATCAGTTTTACTTCAATCATGCTCTCTCAATCCTGAAAGAGGATGAGAGTGATGATGGTGTCATTGTTCTAGAGATGATCCAGACTGGAATTGATGTTGCGAACCTCAAAATTGTGCTCAGAATCATCAGGGACCGGATCAATGTTGATGATCCCAATGACTACCTGATCGCAGGAGGCAAATATATCAGGATCGATCAGCTGGCACCGATGCTGACTGCACGATCTGTCGAGGAGTTCGTCAGGGAACTGGCAGATACCGCGTATGCATTTCTTGGAGATGTCAACAGGGAAGATCTTGTCCATGAGAAGCTTTCTTCACTTGAACGGGAACTTGAGCGATTTATAATCATCAAGGGATGCAGGCACTTCCTCCGGGATCCACTCAGTATCGCCATCCCTATCGGGTATATCTGGGCAAAAGAGAACGAAATCACGAACATCAGGATCATAGCCCGATCCATCATCGGCCAGGTGCCTGAACCAGAACTGCGGAGGGCGTTGACCTATGTATAA
- a CDS encoding V-type ATP synthase subunit D, with the protein MEQVNPTRMELIRVKNQIKLAEQGKDLLRQKMDALIQEFFLIMKDVSDSRAELEVVDRSARHSLHMAVAVDDSVAVRSAALATRRGVFLDISGKNIMGVPVPILEKKTISKGTFERGYSVVGVSARIDEVAEKFEKELDLIIQLAETETALRRLGEEIQMNRRRVNALEQVVIPDLLDTAKSIKIAIEEREREDLFRLKKVKKIISRRKQKEKAAAG; encoded by the coding sequence ATGGAGCAGGTTAATCCCACCCGCATGGAGCTTATCAGGGTGAAAAACCAGATCAAGCTCGCAGAACAGGGAAAAGATCTCCTGCGCCAGAAGATGGATGCACTCATCCAGGAATTCTTTTTAATCATGAAGGATGTATCCGACTCAAGGGCGGAACTGGAGGTTGTGGACCGGTCAGCCCGGCATTCCCTGCATATGGCAGTCGCAGTCGATGATTCTGTGGCAGTCAGGTCTGCTGCCCTTGCAACGCGGCGCGGGGTCTTTCTGGATATTTCCGGCAAAAACATCATGGGTGTACCTGTTCCGATCCTCGAGAAGAAGACGATCTCCAAGGGAACCTTTGAGCGGGGGTATAGTGTCGTCGGTGTCTCTGCGAGGATCGATGAGGTTGCGGAGAAGTTTGAGAAGGAACTGGATCTGATCATCCAGCTGGCTGAGACCGAGACCGCTCTCCGGAGACTTGGGGAAGAGATCCAGATGAACCGGAGGCGTGTGAATGCCCTTGAGCAGGTGGTGATACCAGATCTGTTAGATACCGCAAAAAGCATCAAAATTGCAATAGAGGAACGTGAAAGAGAAGATCTCTTCAGATTAAAGAAAGTGAAGAAGATCATATCACGCAGGAAGCAGAAAGAGAAAGCTGCTGCCGGATGA
- a CDS encoding tetratricopeptide repeat protein, with translation MGTGRRIPISKISRGYDLIKQGSYLDAVLTYDSVLSTDPTDSVAWTCRGIALAGLGQNDDAIASYDRALTMNPHDSLAWIGRGNALYELGNYSEALNSYDRAIASDPEDSCAWLNRAAELANLGRYVDSLASYDKALSLDPTDAAAWIGRGNALSELSRPGDALVSFDKALELDPDDAAAWNARGNALIGLGRYTDAIASCDRALSIDRKNAHAWYNRGNALAYIGRHADALAAYDRALAISRTRAQVWYNRGNTLRSLSRYADALASYDQALSLDPGHAYAWTGRGNALLRTGSFTKAVESYDRALALNQDDPVAWNNRGVALGALGNYTEALVSYDRALAINPDDALAWTGQGVALVELGRYAEAIHSFDHALGIDSENASAWYNRGNALSNLGMYGDAAASYDRALALHPDYVTAWTNRGNAYLGLGQLDDALFSYEKALELDPVNAPAWSNRGNALGILGRYADAVASCDKALAIDPENANAWIGRGVALEKIGRHTQAIESYDRAVFVDPMHALAWYIRGNALGHLGRFKEALASYDRCLAISPGDALAWSNRGVALEKLLRFEHAVSSYDRALALNPRDAHAWCNRGNALGGLGRFDEAVLSYDKALEHDPDLGSVWTGRGVALEKMGCYDDARISYEHALTFNPDDAVAATGYMNAREKSACHGDDIGFPEGTERNIRPRSLAAGDCGNGSVVHGFDWHGAAQGEGALDSAAPPGNEAGTDVYSPSKKTFISPVIAGGICSSGYSLSNRSTNDLKPVLFHIWKRSGILRKADGMQPGALHPEMEISRISSALGLSGDIRALCLDVCRDLMGSRDYLDVSPAALAATAVSLACRQAGTPCSDAMVAGVSRLSQAGLLSLTASVQQASGKARLLELYPDLEQCCNELQLDQLASEEAALILQKAEEESPGSGRGRNGLLAAVLYKAANRSGQAYSQREVAAAAGVSVSTLRKWYKHLPK, from the coding sequence ATGGGTACTGGCAGGCGCATTCCAATCAGCAAAATCAGCAGAGGATATGACCTGATCAAGCAGGGTTCCTACCTTGATGCGGTTCTGACATATGATAGTGTACTCTCTACTGACCCAACTGATTCAGTTGCCTGGACCTGTCGTGGTATAGCACTTGCCGGGCTTGGGCAAAACGATGATGCCATAGCATCATATGATCGTGCACTCACGATGAACCCCCACGACTCTCTTGCCTGGATTGGCCGTGGGAATGCTCTCTATGAACTTGGAAACTACAGCGAGGCGCTGAACTCCTATGATCGTGCCATTGCAAGCGATCCTGAAGATTCGTGTGCCTGGCTGAACCGGGCTGCAGAGCTTGCCAACCTTGGCAGGTATGTTGATTCACTGGCATCATATGATAAGGCCCTCTCTCTTGATCCAACAGATGCGGCTGCCTGGATTGGCCGTGGGAATGCTCTATCTGAACTCAGCCGCCCGGGAGACGCCCTTGTATCCTTTGATAAAGCCCTGGAACTTGATCCGGATGATGCGGCTGCCTGGAATGCCCGTGGGAATGCGCTTATCGGGCTTGGGAGATATACCGATGCGATCGCATCCTGTGATCGTGCCCTTTCAATCGACCGCAAAAACGCCCATGCCTGGTATAATCGTGGGAATGCGCTCGCATATATCGGCAGGCATGCAGATGCACTTGCCGCCTATGATCGCGCACTCGCTATCAGCCGCACGCGTGCCCAGGTCTGGTATAACCGGGGAAATACGCTCAGGAGCCTCTCACGGTATGCAGATGCGCTTGCCTCCTATGACCAGGCGCTCTCACTTGATCCAGGACATGCCTATGCCTGGACAGGGCGGGGCAACGCCCTGCTCAGAACCGGATCCTTTACCAAAGCTGTTGAGTCGTATGACAGGGCCCTTGCCCTGAATCAGGATGATCCCGTCGCCTGGAATAACCGTGGGGTGGCACTTGGAGCCCTCGGAAACTATACCGAGGCGCTGGTCTCCTATGATCGTGCACTTGCAATCAATCCTGATGATGCCCTTGCCTGGACCGGACAGGGTGTTGCCCTTGTTGAACTGGGCAGGTATGCCGAAGCCATTCACTCATTTGATCATGCGCTTGGCATCGACTCTGAAAATGCATCTGCCTGGTATAACCGTGGGAATGCCCTCTCAAACCTGGGCATGTACGGGGATGCAGCTGCCTCGTATGACAGGGCCCTTGCCCTGCATCCTGATTATGTCACTGCATGGACAAACCGCGGCAATGCATATCTTGGCCTCGGGCAGCTGGACGATGCGCTCTTTTCATATGAAAAAGCACTTGAGCTGGATCCTGTCAATGCGCCTGCCTGGAGCAACCGCGGCAATGCGCTTGGGATACTCGGGCGGTATGCAGATGCTGTTGCCTCCTGTGACAAGGCGCTTGCGATAGATCCAGAGAACGCCAATGCCTGGATTGGGAGGGGTGTGGCGCTTGAGAAGATCGGGCGGCATACACAAGCAATAGAGTCGTATGACAGGGCTGTTTTTGTCGATCCAATGCATGCACTGGCATGGTATATCCGTGGCAACGCACTTGGGCATCTTGGGAGGTTTAAGGAGGCACTTGCCTCGTATGATCGCTGCCTTGCGATCAGCCCGGGTGATGCCCTTGCCTGGAGCAACCGTGGAGTTGCACTGGAAAAATTGCTCAGGTTTGAGCATGCCGTCTCCTCGTATGACAGGGCGCTGGCTCTCAATCCTCGTGATGCCCATGCATGGTGCAACCGCGGCAATGCACTTGGTGGCCTTGGCAGGTTTGATGAAGCGGTTCTCTCATATGATAAAGCGCTTGAGCATGATCCGGATCTTGGCAGTGTCTGGACAGGCAGGGGTGTTGCCCTTGAAAAGATGGGATGCTATGATGATGCCCGTATCTCGTATGAGCATGCGCTCACCTTCAATCCGGATGATGCTGTTGCTGCGACAGGATATATGAATGCACGGGAAAAAAGTGCATGCCATGGGGACGACATCGGTTTCCCGGAAGGAACGGAGCGAAATATCCGCCCCCGTTCTCTGGCAGCCGGAGATTGTGGGAATGGGTCTGTTGTGCATGGCTTTGACTGGCACGGTGCTGCTCAGGGTGAAGGCGCTTTAGACTCTGCTGCACCCCCTGGCAATGAAGCCGGTACAGATGTATACTCTCCTTCCAAAAAGACGTTTATATCCCCGGTCATTGCAGGAGGGATCTGCAGTTCCGGGTATTCTCTCTCAAACAGGTCCACAAACGATCTGAAGCCGGTTCTCTTTCATATCTGGAAGCGATCCGGCATCCTGAGGAAGGCAGATGGAATGCAGCCTGGTGCATTGCATCCCGAAATGGAGATCAGCCGGATATCGTCTGCACTTGGCCTTTCTGGAGATATTCGTGCTCTCTGTTTAGATGTCTGCCGCGATCTCATGGGAAGCAGAGATTACCTGGATGTATCCCCGGCAGCCCTCGCAGCAACAGCCGTCTCTCTTGCCTGCAGGCAAGCCGGCACTCCATGCTCAGATGCCATGGTGGCTGGTGTCTCCCGGCTCTCCCAGGCCGGGCTTTTGAGCCTGACAGCGTCTGTACAGCAGGCATCCGGCAAAGCCCGTCTCCTTGAATTGTATCCTGACCTCGAACAGTGCTGCAATGAACTACAGCTGGATCAGCTGGCCTCTGAAGAGGCGGCACTGATTCTTCAGAAGGCAGAAGAAGAGAGCCCAGGCAGCGGGAGAGGCAGAAACGGCCTTCTTGCTGCTGTTCTCTATAAAGCAGCCAACCGGTCCGGGCAGGCATACTCACAACGTGAGGTTGCGGCAGCTGCCGGTGTCTCTGTCTCCACACTCAGGAAATGGTATAAACATCTCCCAAAATGA
- a CDS encoding V-type ATP synthase subunit E: MSEQLIKTVDESAEEEIQRILEEAEARAERIREEADAEGMKLKQLHLEHWKNAGALERISVVAAREKARLELLQIKEEFFEAVFLRAEEEIASFRESPEYETFLKAATREALSLLDHDAAILHIDPADQDLFSRIKTDTGLNHDVIADIETPGGLIAMTPDESIAVDNTLESRLAKSRELLRKEIFSILEGG; encoded by the coding sequence ATGAGCGAACAACTGATAAAAACCGTTGATGAGTCTGCCGAAGAGGAGATACAGAGAATCCTGGAGGAGGCAGAAGCCCGGGCTGAGCGGATACGAGAGGAAGCAGACGCCGAAGGCATGAAACTGAAACAGCTCCATCTTGAGCACTGGAAGAATGCCGGTGCTCTGGAACGGATTTCAGTTGTTGCCGCCCGGGAAAAAGCAAGGCTTGAACTATTGCAGATAAAAGAAGAATTTTTTGAGGCCGTCTTCCTTCGTGCAGAAGAAGAGATCGCTTCCTTCAGAGAAAGTCCGGAGTATGAAACCTTTTTGAAGGCTGCAACGCGTGAAGCTCTCTCTCTCCTTGACCACGACGCCGCCATCCTCCACATCGATCCTGCAGATCAGGATCTCTTTTCCCGGATTAAAACCGATACCGGCCTGAATCACGATGTGATTGCAGATATTGAGACGCCTGGAGGATTAATTGCAATGACTCCGGATGAGAGTATCGCCGTTGACAACACACTTGAGTCGAGGCTTGCGAAATCCAGGGAACTGCTCAGGAAAGAGATCTTTTCTATACTGGAAGGAGGGTGA
- a CDS encoding ATPase, protein MEWGIPIGAGIAFGLGALGAGIAMSRIGSAGAGTVAERPELFGYMLIFLAIPETLAIFGFVIAAMILIM, encoded by the coding sequence ATGGAGTGGGGTATACCAATCGGTGCCGGCATTGCTTTTGGGCTTGGCGCACTTGGAGCTGGAATTGCGATGTCGAGAATTGGATCTGCCGGAGCCGGCACAGTTGCCGAAAGGCCTGAGCTGTTCGGTTACATGCTGATATTTCTGGCTATTCCTGAAACGCTTGCCATCTTTGGGTTCGTTATTGCAGCGATGATCCTGATCATGTAA